In Hermetia illucens chromosome 1, iHerIll2.2.curated.20191125, whole genome shotgun sequence, one genomic interval encodes:
- the LOC119653186 gene encoding uncharacterized protein LOC119653186 yields the protein MNVSGSCLLSYKDARRHTRVILREQIYDNNLRMLKFSVTAYNCWSSVQLFQRLCVDGKQKLVMMKYSPFRFVDCFIYAMLFTFFAIFGGCKRTNSGFGGLGLNDTRVSDNQDPPLCSHFLLSC from the exons ATGAATGTCTCCGGGAGCTGTTTACTAAGCTATAAAGATGCGAGGCGACATACTAGGGTTATCTTGCGCGAACAGATTTATGATAATAATTTGCGTATGCTCAAGTTTTCCGTTACCGCCT ATAATTGTTGGTCGAGTGTGCAACTGTTTCAAAGACTTTGTGTGGATGGCAAACAAAAGCTGGTCATGATGAAATATAGTCCGTTCAGATTTGTTGACTGCTTTATCTATGCAATGCTGTTCACGTTTTTCGCTATTTTcggtggatgcaagaggacaaaTTCCGGCTTTGGTGGGCTGGGCTTAAATGATACTCGTGtatctgataatcag GATCCACCATTGTGTAGCCATTTTCTTCTCTCCTGTTAG
- the LOC119653175 gene encoding putative inorganic phosphate cotransporter, with amino-acid sequence MAKNRRNSEPGTGLGIRHLQCFFLFAGLSVAYALRVNLSVAIVAMTDKNATNPEFEEYEWDEKTKSFILSSFFWGYVVTQLPAGQIAHHFGAKLPMLFGVTICSFLTILTPWCAALGGWKMVCASRFVQGLCQGAMYPCTHALLSKWAPPDERGKLNTICYSGCQFGTVIMLAASGVIASSWLGWPGIYYISGGFGLVWALFWFFFGASTPSQYKAISPEEREFIENSIDEKKDDSEQLHRTPWREFFTSVPFIALIFVHSCHVWGFWTLLTEIPSYMSKILGMNIKSNALLSALPYTVMWLLSYVFCGISDVLSKKKLISLTFSRRMFNTIGLWLPAAALIGMGYATKETTNLAIGLLVVAVGVNSAVYLGYLVNHIDLSPNFAGTLMGISNGFANIMSLLGPLAVGVIVTNERDPAQWRIVFFISAGAYFAGNLLWCIFGKTKVQPWNTPQSTNRREENGYTMVDPEKPV; translated from the exons GCACAGGCCTTGGGATTCGACATCTGCAATGCTTCTTTCTATTCGCCGGCTTATCTGTTGCCTATGCCTTACGTGTTAATTTATCTGTAGCCATTGTTGCGATGACTGACAAAAATGCTACAAATCCAGAATTCGag GAGTACGAGTGGGACGAGAAGACCAAATCTTTCATCCTAAGCAGCTTCTTCTGGGGCTATGTAGTCACTCAACTGCCAGCGGGACAGATTGCTCACCACTTTGGAGCCAAACTGCCCATGTTGTTCGGTGTGACAATTTGTTCATTCCTGACAATTCTGACTCCGTGGTGCGCAGCTCTTGGAGGTTGGAAAATGGTGTGTGCTTCACGTTTTGTTCAAGGTCTTTGCCAAGGCGCCATGTATCCTTGCACACACGCTCTACTCTCCAAATGGGCCCCGCCTGACGAGCGAGGCAAATTGAATACAATTTGCTATTCAGGATGCCAGTTTGGAACAGTAATCATGCTGGCGGCAAGTGGAGTTATTGCATCGTCCTGGCTAGGTTGGCCCGGGATATATTACATTTCTGGAGGATTCGGACTCGTCTGggctttgttttggtttttctttggaGCCAGCACCCCGTCCCAGTACAAAGCCATTTCGCCGGAAGAACGTGAGTTCATTGAGAACTCGATAGACGAGAAGAAGGACGATTCAGAGCAATTACACAGGACTCCATGGCGGGAATTCTTCACGTCGGTCCCCTTCATAGCTCTTATATTTGTGCATTCCTGCCACGTTTGGGGATTCTGGACACTGCTGACGGAAATACCTTCCTACATGAGCAAAATTCTTGGGATGAACATCAAAAGCAACGCCCTGTTATCGGCCCTACCGTATACTGTGATGTGGCTCCTGAGCTACGTCTTCTGTGGAATATCCGATGTTTTATCCAAAAAAAAGTTGATTTCGTTAACCTTCAGCCGACGCATGTTCAACACAATAGGATTGTGGTTACCAGCGGCGGCATTGATTGGGATGGGCTACGCTACCAAGGAAACCACGAACCTGGCAATTGGATTGCTGGTGGTCGCAGTCGGGGTGAACAGTGCCGTTTACTTGGGATACTTAGTCAATCACATCGACCTCTCTCCCAACTTCGCCGGCACATTAATGGGCATCAGCAACGGCTTCGCAAATATTATGAGCCTACTCGGACCACTCGCAGTTGGCGTGATAGTGACAAATGAG CGAGATCCCGCACAATGGAGGATTGTGTTCTTCATATCGGCTGGAGCTTATTTTGCAGGCAATCTTCTGTGGTGCATTTTCGGGAAAACAAAAGTACAGCCTTGGAATACACCGCAAAGCACTAACAGGAGAGAAGAAAATGGCTACACAATGGTGGATCCTGAAAAGCCAGTGTAG